A window from Bufo bufo chromosome 1, aBufBuf1.1, whole genome shotgun sequence encodes these proteins:
- the LOC120989578 gene encoding olfactory receptor 6-like, translating to MRVVLPDMSLAIGAGVDLDESQSRPPKRDQGRPMVENNVTAATEFFLLGFQTSQFSRIFLFCLLLVVYCGTICGNLLITTLVSTSKNLQTPMYFFISQLSISDVMVITNIVPNMLQILLNHGKTITFIDCITQLYFFCSSEAFECFLLAVMSYDRYVAICNPLRYASIMTNIHCIKLSAMCWLASFTITLTNSITISMLEFCGPNVIDHFFCDIILFLNLACSDTFIIQLEIYAIGIPIILIPTTIIVVSYTYIVLAVLSISSSTGRQKAFSTCSSHLIVVSIFYWTMFIVYVVPTKVLTFSMGKILSMLYTVFTPLVNPIIYSLRNKDIKKAIQETLRRSVIW from the exons ATGAGAGTTGTGTTGCCTGACATGTCCCTTGCAATAGGTGCTGGAGTGGACCTTGATGAGTCGCAGAGTCGCCCTCCAAAGAGAGATCAAGGAAGGCCAATGGTG GAGAACAATGTGACCGCAGCAACGGAATTTTTCCTTTTAGGATTTCAAACCAGCCAATTTTCTCGAATTTTCCTGTTCTGTCTTCTTCTGGTGGTTTACTGTGGGACAATATGTGGGAATCTTCTGATCACCACACTGGTGTCTACCAGCAAGAACCTCCAAACTCCAATGTACTTCTTCATCTCACAACTGTCCATCAGTGATGTCATGGTGATCACAAATATTGTCCCCAACATGCTCCAGATTCTACTGAATCACGGGAAAACCATCACTTTTATTGACTGCATCACTCAGTTGTATTTCTTTTGTTCCTCTGAAGCATTTGAGTGCTTTCTTCTCGCTGTGATGTCCTATGACAGATATGTGGCCATCTGTAATCCTCTACGTTATGCTTCTATAATGACAAATATCCATTGTATAAAATTGTCCGCCATGTGTTGGTTGGCCAGTTTTACTATTACTTTGACTAACAGCATAACAATATCAATGTTAGAGTTCTGTGGGCCAAATGTTATTGATCATTTTTTCTGTGACATTATCCTTTTTCTAAATCTTGCCTGTTCAGACACCTTTATTATCCAGTTGGAGATTTATGCTATTGGTATCCCTATTATATTAATCCCAACCACAATCATTGTAGTGTCTTACACTTATATAGTATTAGCAGTCTTAAGCATCTCATCCAGTACCGGTAGAcagaaagccttctccacctgtagCTCCCACCTCATTGTGGTCTCCATTTTCTACTGGACTATGTTCATTGTTTATGTTGTCCCAACAAAAGTCCTAACATTCTCCATGGGTAAAATCCTGTCCatgctatatactgtattcaCTCCTTTGGTTAACCCTATAATATACAGTCTGAGGAATAAAGACATCAAGAAAGCCATACAGGAAACACTTCGTAGGAGTGTGATCTGGTGA